From the genome of uncultured Bacteroides sp.:
AATAAACAATCCTATGTTGATCACGGAAGAATAGGAATCTGGGGATGGAGCTTTGGTGGATACATGACTATTATGAGCATGAGCGAAGGCAGCAATGTATTCAAGGCAGGAGTTGCCGTAGCACCGGTAACCGACTGGAAATTCTATGACTCTGTTTACACTGAACGTTTCATGAGAACTCCACAGGAAAACGCAGATGGATATGCAGCTTCTTCAGCATTTGCACGTGCTGGAAATCTTAGCGGAAAGCTTTTGATTGTACACGGTATGGCTGATGACAATGTTCATTTTCAGAATACCGCCGAATATAGTGAACAGTTAGTACAATCTAACAAACAATTTGATATGCAGGTTTACACTAATCGCAATCATAGCATATACGGAGGAAATACCCGTTACCACTTGTTTACCCGCATTACAGAATTCTTCAAGAATAATCTGTAAGCAATATTCCGTAAACAAATACTATTAAGAACACAACACAAATGGAAAGAGTAAGAAAGCCGGATTGGCTTAAGATAAATATTGGGAGCAACGAGCGCTATACAGATACAAAACGTATTGTAGAGTCTCACAAACTGCATACTATTTGTAGTAGCGGACGTTGCCCGAATATGGGTGAATGCTGGGGTAAAGGAACTGCAACCTTTATGATTTGCGGAGAAATCTGCACCCGCTCCTGTAAGTTTTGTAATACTCTTACAGGAAAACCTCACCCTTTAAACAGCGATGAGCCGTTGCATGTAGCAGAATCTATAAGATTAATGAAACTCTCTCATGCCGTAATCACTTCAGTAGACCGGGATGACCTTCCCGATTTAGGCGCTTCGCACTGGGCAAATACTCTTTACCAGATAAAACTTCTCAATCCAGAAACTACAACAGAAGTTCTGATTCCCGATTTTCAAGGAAGAACTGATCTTATTGAAATGATTATCGCCGCAAAGCCGGATATTATTTCTCACAATATGGAGACTGTTCGACGCATTAGCCCTACCGTTCGCAGTGCAGCCAATTATGAAACCAGTCTAAAAGTTATTAATCAGATCTCCCAAAGTGGTCTTGTTGCAAAATCAGGAATTATGGTTGGTCTGGGAGAATTGCCCTCAGAAGTAGAAGAACTTATGGACGATTTATTAGAGAACGGGTGCCAGATACTTACCATTGGACAATACCTGCAACCATCACATAAACACTTTCCTGTTGCAGCATATATAACTCCCGAACAATTTGATATTTATAAAGAAACCGGACTAAAAAAAGGATTTAAACAAGTAGAAAGTGCCCCATTGGTTCGCTCTTCTTATCATGCAGAAAAACATTTAATTAACAAACATAAAAAATAAGAACCTATTATACTGAATATTTGTTCTTGTGTATATAATGGAAGAAAAAATATGATAAGAAATTATATTAAAAATACATCCAAATTGCTTATTATTAACGGAGCTATTGGAGTGTTGCCTATCATATTATGCATGATTCTTAGTGAATTTATTTCAGCTTCAACGGCTATATATATTAGTTCCGCTGTTAGTTTGTTTTTCTCACTACTTATCTATTACTTAATTGGGCGTGGAGGAAGCTTGCTGCTTCTATTGGCATCTACACTTTTGCTGTTGATACTAAGTATATCCACTTTAATATCTTCCATAAACGTACCTCAGGGAATATTACCTTTTTACACGGAAATTGGAATAATAATCATTGTTTCTATTATTCTTTATGAAAAGAGAAGAATAAAAAAATTATTTCTTAAGAAAAATAGTTCGCATTATGATAAGGACTTAATGTATAGTATTGATTCTGGAGCAATCTATTCAAGAGTAATACAAATTTTATGTATTCCTCATTTCATTATAACGTCTCTGATTATAATTTTTGCATCGCCGTTAGGAAAGATTACAGATTTAATTTTGCTCCATATACTGCCTCCTGCAATTCTTTTTATTGCAATTATTATTAGTCAGATTGGACTTACACTCCTTCTTTCTTTATCATCAAAGATTGAAAAGATTCCTATATTAAACGAGAAAGGTGAAGTTGTAGACAAGAAATATAGTTTCGAAAAACATTATTATAAGAACATGTATATCAATCCGGTTATCCGAATTGCAGTTATATCTAACGGACTATTGTTTCTTAGCAGAAGATCTGAAAATGCCAATTTTAATCCTGATAAGATTGATCTTCCCATGGAAAGCTACTTACGATACGAAGAAAGCTTGGAAGAAGGATTAAATCGTACTATGAAACGTTTTTTTCCTAATGAAGATAAACTGGAACCTAGATTCAGCATTAAATATAGGTTTAAAACAGAAGAGACCAATCGCCTTATCTATCTATACATTCTTTACATTGATGATGATAAATTGCTTTGTTCTGCCAAATTCAGAGATGGGAAATTATGGACTTTCCAACAAATTGAAACAAACCTTGATAAAAACTTCTTCGGAGAGTGTTTTGAAAAAGAGTACGACCAGTTAAAAGAAGCCGCACTCATAAGCGAAGAATTCAAAAAAATCAATTAACTACCAGACTTCTTACTTATATAGCAAGAATATACAAGGAATCTTTGTCAGATCAGGCAATTTCCCCTGCCACTCTTTTACAGTCTTTGTTTTTATAAATTCTCCTTCGCATGTAATATCTGCAGCGATACATAATTTAGTCTGAGGACGACAATTGTGTAATATATCTTCTGCCATCTTGTTATTCCTATATGGAGTTTCAATAAACAGCTGTGTCTGATTCTCTGAATAGATACGTGATTCCAGATGTTTTATAGTTTTCACTCTCTCAGAAGGATCGATTGGTAAATAGCCATGAAAAGCAAAACTTTGTCCGTTGAAACCAGAAGCCATTACAGAAAGAATAATAGATGATGGGCCAACTAATGGAACAACTTTAAGATTCTTTCGCTGAGCCATAGCAACGACATCAGCTCCGGGATCGGCAACAGCAGGACATCCGGCTTCGGATATTACTCCCATTGGGGAACCGGCAATTAATGGTTTCAGATAACCAGATATTTCTTCAGCAGATGTATGCTTGTTCAAAGGATAGAAAGTTAGAGTATCAATATCAATCTCTTTCTCTACTTTCTTAAGAAAACGACGAGCAGAACGTATATCTTCTACTATAAAATGCTTTATCTGAACAATTATTTCTTTATTATAAGGTGGTAATACTGACTCAATAGGTGTTTCACCCAAAGTAACGGGCAAAAGATATAATGCAACTTCCATTATTATTTTATATTACGGGTTAAATCTTGCTTCAGCAAGCATTTTGGAATAGTCGGTCATTTCCAATAAATCCTTTATGGTAGCCTCTTTATGATTTTTCATGTAAGAATCTACAATCTGCATTCCCATCCAAACGCCAACCATCATTGGAGACTGATCGCCAAAAAAAGCTGTATTAGGTGCCGGCTTCAAGTATTTACGCTGAACCATTGGATCAGTACAATAAAGGTGTCCGTTCTGCATCATGTACTCCCATATCTTAAACCGGTTATATTCACACCATTCTTCTTCTTCTCTGGTATAACCTAGTTCTTCTCCAAAAGTTTTATAATTAAGAATTTCAGAAACAATATATTCCAATTTCCCTCTGTGAAGCATTCTGTCAATTAGGCGGCCTCTATCTTCAGGATAAGGATATTCACTTAACAGATAAAAATTGAAACAATCCGGCAAAATTCTCTCCGGCTTCATGCTCTTTCTTTGATAATCGTAAAAGAAACGTTTATATAAAGGATAATCTTCTCCCATATATTTATCAATGCTAAAGCCCAAAATACTATCTCCCACAACAACCGATTCGTTGAGAGCAGATATCTGAGAATAAATATGGGGAATCTTTAGCGAAGGAACTTCTTTTTTTAACCTCTGGAATCCTTTGGTGAATTTCTTTTCTAAACGACTCATATTGCTATACTTTGCAAGTGCATCAGCCGTTAGTTTACGTAAAGTTGAATCAGAATAAAAGACCTTTAACTTCTCGTTAATTTTATCATCATTAACTTGTCCAAGCCTCAAAACATCTTCTATAAGATACTTTGTAGCCAGAAGATATTCTGTATTCATTTTCTGAAGAGCAGAAAAACTATTGAATTCTACATACTCATTCAGTAGTTTATCATAACGAGCTATTTCTATTCTTTCATCAACAGCATCGCTGTCTTTTTTATCTGCTACAAATTTGCAGGAAAAAAAGACTAGGCAAGTAAGAAAGAAGAATAAAAATTTTCTCATTACTAAATTATTTAGCAATGAGCAGTGAAAAGCTATTTTTCACTGCTCATTTTTATTTATCCGTAGATTATATTTCCGTTTTCATCACAGTACTCCTCGAAACTCTTCTCGTACTGAACCATTGCACGAAGACTCATTCCCATGCTAGAGAATCCTCCATCGTGGAACAAAGTCTGCATTGTAACCTTACGAGTTAAATCAGAGAACATTGTGATACAATAGTTTGCACATTCATCAGCATCGGCATTACCAAGTGGAGACATACGGTTTGAGAAGTCCATTAACTTATCCATACCTTTTACTCCCGAACCTGCAGTAGTCATAGTTGGAGATTGAGAAATAGTGTTAATACGAACATTATGTTCTCTACCATATATATATCCAAAACTACGACAGATTGACTCAAGCAATGATTTTGCATCAGCCATGTCATTGTATCCAAAGAATGTACGTTGTGCAGCGATATATGATAATGCAACAACAGAACCATAATCAGCTATAGCATTCATTTTCTTAGCAACCTGCAACATCTTATGAAATGATATCGCTGAAATATCCAATGTTTTACCTAACATATTATAATCCAAATTATCGTATGTATTCTTTTTACGAACATTTGGAGACATTCCTATAGAATGTAATACAAAGTCGATTTTTCCACCTAAAATTTCCATTGAACGTTGGAAAACCACTTCTAAATCTTCAACGCTGGTTGCATCTGCTGGAATAACTTCACAGTTAAGTTTATCAGACAATGCTGAAATTTCACCCATGCGCACAGCTACCGGTGTGTTTGATAATGTAATGGTTGCACCCTCTTCAACAGCCAGTTCTGCTACTTTCCAAGCAATAGACTGTTCGTTAAGTGCACCAAAAATTATACCTCTTTTACCTTTTAATAAGTTGTAACTCATACCTAGTTCTTATTAGTTTAAATATGCCGCAAAGATATAAACATTTATTCGAACTGAACAAAAGAGTTGCCAAGTTTTGCATTTCTATTGTGTAAATCAACAAAAAATACACCTAATCTAACAAAATGTACACATTGATTTTCAGTATCAAAACTATATTTGCAAAATAGACAATAAGTTTTTTCAAAATAATTATTTAAGGTTAGATTAGATTATTAGAATTGTTTTTATTATTTCTTTCACAAGCCGTCCGTGAGAATAGTTTGTGGAAGAAATAATATTTAGTGTTTAACAAGTTTTTAAGTAAAATAGATTATAATATTAAAGTAAAATAACAGAATGAACATTTTTATAAAAAAGTACCTTGTGCTACCTGTAGCATGCGCACTATCTCTATTATACAGTACCAATTCATTAGCAGCTTCAAAAGGAAGCAATATTGATCCTGCTATATATAATGGGGTACCATTTAAAATGCCAAAAGTTGTGCAACCCTCTTTTCCCGTTTACAAGGCAAATATTCTTGATTTCGGTGCAAAAGGAGACGGAATATACCTCAATACAAAAGCAATTAACGATGCCATAAAAAAGGTAAATGCCAAGGGAGGGGGAACAGTTGTTATACCTTCGGGATTATGGTTGACCGGGCCTATTGAATTATTGAGTAACGTAAACTTGTACGCAGAACAAAACGCTTTAGTTGTTTTTACTGATGATTATAATGCTTATCCTGTTATAAAGACTTCATTCGAAGGACTCGAGACTCGCCGTTGCCAGTCTCCTATTTCAGCCCGCAATGCTACTAATATTGCAATTACCGGAAAGGGAATCTTTGATGGTTCGGGTGATGCATGGCGTCCGGTAAAGAAAGATAAAATGACCGAAGCTCAGTGGAAAAACCTCATCAAATCGGGAGGGGTATTAAGTGCTGATAAGAAGATCTGGTACCCAACCGAGAAGTCTTTTAAAGGTGCCTCATCTACTGAAAACTTTAATAACCCTACAGGTATTAATACTGATACTGAATGGGAAAGCATCAGAGAATGGCTTCGTCCGGTAATGGTTAGTATTGTTAAATGCAAGAATGTACTTCTGGAAGGTGTAACTTTCAAGAATTCTCCAAGTTGGTGTCTTCACCCGCTTTCTTGCGAAAACATCACAATCAATAAGGTTAATGTATCTAACCCATGGTATTCACAGAATGGAGATGCCCTTGATTTGGAATCATGCAAAAACGCTCTTATTATAAACAGTACCTTTGATGCCGGAGATGATGCCATCTGTATTAAATCGGGTAAAGATGAAGACGGACGCAGAAGAGGCGAACCTTGTCAGAATGTGATAGTAAAAAACAATCTGGTACTTCACGGTCACGGCGGATTTGTAGTGGGTAGTGAAATGTCTGGCGGCGTAAAAAACATATATGTTTCTAATTGTTCTTTCGTTGGTACCGATGTTGGTTTACGTTTTAAAAGCACCCGCGGACGAGGCGGAGTTGTTGAAGGTATCTACATTGACCATATCAACATGATTAATATACCTAACGAACCTCTTTTATTCGACTTATTCTATGGAGGAAAAGCTCCTGATGAAGTAACAGAAGAGGATACCAAAGAAAGTCTTTCAACTACAATACCTCCTGTAACGGTAGAAACTCCTACGTTTAAAGATATTCATATCTCCAACGTTTTCTGTAAAAAATCAGGAAGAGCAATGTTCTTCAACGGTTTGCCTGAGATGAAGATTCAGAATGTTACGGTTAAAAACGTAATTATATCCGATGCACAAGAAGGCGCAGTTGTTAGTCAGGCGGATGGAGTAGTTATGGAAAACATTAAAATTACTTCTCCAACCGGAAATAGCTTGTCTATAAAGAATGCAAACAATATTAAGGTAGACGGTATTCTTTTTAAAGAAGTGGACGAAAAGGGCAAAACAGTAATATTTAAATGATTTCAATCAAAAAAGGTAGGAATAGTCATTGCATTTATTATACATTTGCATTGTTATTAACTGAATTTTATTAATCATGAAAAAGAGTATAAAAATTGCTTTGGCAATAGTTTGTTGCCTTCCTTTAAATGCACTTGCACAAAAAACGGAGAAAAGTATCTCCATTGAAGTAGAAAATGGATGGAACAAAGCTAAAGAAAACGAACCGGTTGTATTAAAAATTAAAGATCTAAATGCCGGATTCACTGTAAAATCTGCTACTGTTTGGGTTGGAAACAGAGAAATTCCTTCTCAGCTGGATGACTTAAATGGAGACCGCAAAGCCGATGAACTTGCTTTTGTAACAGATGTGCCTGCTAAGGGAAAAAGAACTTTTAAAATTACTCTTTCTTCGGAGAAATCTACCAAAACATATCCTTCTAAAGTATATGCCGAAATGTTGGTAAGCGATAAGAAAGGACAGCATGTTCCTATCTCTTCTGTTTCTGTTCCCGGCGGAATACTTTATAATCAGCTACACCACCATGGTCCGGCTTTCGAATCTGAGTTGGTTGCTTATCGTATTTACTTCGATAAAAAGCAGACTGTGGATTTATACGGAAAGTTCAATAAAGGTTTCGAAATAAAAGAATCTCAGTTCTACCCTACCGATGCTCAGCTGGCTAAAGGTTTTGGTGATGATGTTCTTCGCGTGAACGCAAGCTGCGGACTAGGAGCTTTTAAAGGATGGGACGGCAAAAAAGCTACTCATATTGATCCGGTAAGTAACCGTACAGAGAGTATTTTGGCTTACGGACCAGTAAGAACTGTTGTTGATGTTATTGCAAACGACTGGAAATACCAGGGTTCTGAGTTGAATATGACTACTCGTTATATTCTCTATGCCGGACACCGTGATGCCGAAGTGAAGATTCTGTTCGATGAACCTCTTAAAAAAGAAGTTTTCTGTACCGGAGTTCAGAATATTAAAGGATCGGAATCTTTCTCAGATCATAAAGGACTGGTTGCATGCTGGGGTACCGACTGGCCTGTAAACGATACAATTAAATATGCAAAGGAGACTGTAGGACTTGCAACTTGTATTCCTTTGAAATATGTAAAGGCTGAAGTGAAGGATAACGATAATTATCTTTATACTGTAGGAGCCGATGGCAAGAAGTCTATAGATTACAACATTGTATTTACATCCATGAAAGAAACTTTTGGTTATAAAACAAAAGAGGCATGGTTTGCCTATATTCAGGAATGGAAAAAGGAACTTGAGCATCCTTGTACTATAAGGATTAAATAAGTATCAATTATTACACTAAAAATCCGGGAGATTGCACAATTAATACACTTGCTTTCTCTCGGATTTTTTTATTTTTGCCTGCAAAGAAAATAATTTAAATTAATACTAAATGAAAAAGCTTACAACGATTTTAGGATTATGCCTGATAACGGCTTTACCTGTCATAGCGCAGAACTATGTTTCAAAAGTGTGGGTAGCGGACAAAGGAGATGGTACTTATCGTAATCCTATTATTCATGCAGACTATTCGGATCCCGACGCTTGCCGTGTAGGGGATGATTATTACATGACAGCATCCAGCTTTAACTGTATTCCGGCTTTGCAGATTCTTCATTCAAAGGATTTGGTGAACTGGACAATTGTAAATGCTGCCGTTCCTTATGCTATTGAACCTATTGAAGCTATTGAAAAGCCAGAGCACGGAAACCGTGTATGGGCGCCAAGTATCCGTTTTCACAACAATGAATTTTATATTTTCTGGGGAGATCCTGATCAGGGAGTCTTTATGACTAAAGCCAAAGATCCGAAAGGAACCTGGAGCAAACCTGTTTTGGTAAAAGCAGCGAAAGGTATTATTGATACTACTCCTCTGTGGGATGAAGATGGCAAGGTTTATCTGGTTCATGCATTTGCCGGAAGCCGCGCCGGATTAAAGAGTGTGCTGGCTGTATGCGAACTGAATGCTGAAGCGAATCAGGCTATTACTGAATCAAGAATTATATTCGACGGACACGAACATCACGAAACATGTGAAGGTCCTAAGTTTTATAAAAGAAACGGTTATTACTATATATTTACTCCAGCCGGCGGTGTAGTTGCCGGATGGCAGCTAGTGCTTCGTTCAAAGAATCCGTATGGTCCTTACGAAGAAAAAGTGGTAATGGCTCAGGGAAAAAGTACAATTAATGGTCCTCACCAGGGAGCCTGGGTAGATACAACCACAGGTGAAGACTGGTTCCTTAATTTTCAGGATGTGGGCGCTTATGGTCGACTTACTCACCTGCAACCAATGAAATGGGTTAAAGACTGGCCGGTTATCGGTGTTGATAAAGATGGTGACGGATGCGGTGAACCTGTTCTTACTTACAAGAAACCTAATGTAGGCAAGACTTATCCTATCTGCACTCCTCAGGAAAGTGATGAATTTAATACACTTACTTTGTCTCCACAATGGCAATGGCATGCAAATTATAATCCAAAATGGATATTCCTTGCTGCCGACAAAGGTTATGCACGCCTATACTCCTACCCTGTTACTAAGGAATACAAGAGTCTGTGGGACGTGCCTAATCTGCTTTTACAGAAGACTCCTTCCAATGAATTCAGTGCTGTTATGAAACTTCGCTTCGCTCCAAGTCCAAAATATTTCGGAGAACGTACCGGATTACTGGTTATGGGACTTGATTATGCACTTCTTTCACTCGAAAATACAAAAGAGGGATTAATTCTTTCACAAAACGAATGCAAGAACGCCGATAAAGGAACTGTAGAATCGGTAAATGAATCGGTTACTTTGAAGGATAATACTGTTTACCTTAAAGTAACATTCAATAAAGAAGCTAAGTGTGATTTCAGTTATAGTCTCGATGGAAAGAAATTCCAGAAGCTAGGAAAACAATTCAAAGTGCGTGAAGGTAAATGGATCGGCGCTAAAGTCGGAACATTCTGTACTCGTCCGGCTATTGTAATTAATGATGGCGGATGGGCTGAAGTAGACTGGTTCCGTATTGAGAAGTAATATTCATTCTTATATGGTTAAAGGCTGCCCAATCTTACTAAAGAAGTAGATAAGGCAGCCTTTACTATTAAGATAAACTCCGGTGGGACATTCTTTTTTAAATATAGACTTAATCCATAAAAGGTGTACACCTTAATTATTAAAAGTGTAGTCTTTTTAATAATAGCGTGTAGACCTTTTCAAAAACATCCGGTTAATAGATTGCTTAGGTCCGGCGAGATATCGCCTTAACTTCCTAAGAATAATAAACAATATCCGGGTTATTTAGTTTGAACAACAATCATTACCGGAAAGTGATCTGACGGACATCTGGCTGAATTCTCCTGCAGTTTTATTTCTTTTGGAGCAGCATTAGAATTAAACTCACCTTTATTTTCTGATCTATAAGTATCTGTCAGAATTCCGTATTTCAACACCTTAAAATTATTAGTAAGGAAGATGTGATCTATACGGCTATCCGTTTTACTATTCGGATTAAAATCATTGAATGTTCCGTTAGGCGCATATACTAATTTAGACATTCCATAAGAATCTTGAAGGATGCCGGAAGTATTGAGCAGTTTATAAGAAGGGGAATCCTGGTCTACATTAAAATCACCCGACAAGATAACCGGCATACCTTTAGGCATTGCCTGAATCTTCTTTAAGATCAGTTTAGCACTTTCTGAACGGGCAACCGTACCGATATGGTCCATGTGTAAATTGAAATAAACAAAAACAAAACCACTTTTAATCTCTTTAAATTTTCCCCATGTGCATATCCTCACACAAACAGCGTCCCAGCCCAGATTAGGTTTAGACTCATCTTTTGATAACCAGAAGTCGCCATGATCAAGCAATTGGAATTTATCGGTTCGATAAAATATGGCTGAATGTTCGCCTTTGGTTTTTCCATCGTCACGCCCTTTACCTATATAATTATAGCCAGGCAAAATCTGTTTCATCTCTTGAAGTTGATTATACAACCCTTCCTGAGTTCCGAAGATGTCAAAACCATGAAAGCGGATTAATTGGGCAATATAAGGAGAACGCTGGCCCCATCCATTGCCATTTATTGAATCGCCGTGATTAGCATTACGCAAATTGTAAGTTACTACAGTAAATGTAGTTGGAGTTACGGCGAATATCATTCCTACGAATAGGAATGAAAATAAAATAAGACAGTAAATTTTCTTCATAATCAAATATTAATTTAACAAAGTGTGTGCTAATAAACAAAGATGTTATTTACAATAACATCTTCAAAATTAAATAATCATATTGTATTATTAACAGGTTTATTTTAAAATTTAATATTTAATTGCATTGGCAAAGTACAATAACCAAATATCTTTAAATTATGTGCAAACTACTAGGGACTTCAGCTTTTATTTTCTGTAATTTTGCACTGCAAATATATTAAGGTATGAAAAGATTAGTAATATTCGATTTAGACGGAACTCTACTTAACACAATTGCCGACTTGGCACAAAGTACAAATTATGCGCTAAGGAAAACAGGATTTTCCGAGCACGAAGTAGATGAATACAGGTTTTTTGTAGGTAACGGAATAAATAAGCTTTTTGAGCGTGCACTGCCGGAAGGGGAAAAGAGTGAAGAAAACATTTCAAAGGTTCGCAAACATTTTCTGGTTCATTATAGTGAGCATAAAATGGACAAAAGCCGTCCTTATCCGGGCATTCCCGAACTACTGTCTGCCCTTCACGAAAAAGGAGTGATAATGGCTGTAGCATCCAATAAATATCAGTCGGCTACGGAGCTGCTTGTTGAGCATTATTTCAGCGGAGTACCTTTTGCTGCAGTTTTCGGACAACGTGAAGGTATAAAAACAAAGCCCGATCCGCAGATTGTAGAAGATATTCTTGCTGTAACAAAAGTGGCTAAAGAGGACGTTCTTTACGTGGGAGACTCGGGCATTGATATGCTGACTGCTAAAAATGCAGGAATAACTGCTGCCGGAGTAACCTGGGGATTTCGTCCACTGGAAGAACTTCAGCAATTTGAGCCTGCACATATTGTAAATGAGGCACATGAAATTCTTTCTCTGATTTAAATATCAAAAAGAATTCTATTTCAAATAAAAGAAACAACACTCTGGAAACAGATATAATCTGGTCTGCAAAATCTCTTTGCAGATTATGCAGACCGGAATAACCTTATTTTTAAAAGATAATATTACAATGAAAACAAAAGTTTTATTCTTACTCGTCTGGGGAATTGCTTCCTCAGTATTTGCACAAGAGTTTATGCCTATCTGGAAAGGCGTTAAAATGCCTAACAGCAAAGGAATAGAAGTAAAAGACAGCATAGCCAACGAACGTGTTTATCAGGTTGGCACTCCGGGTGTTTACGTATTCGAACCATCAAAACAGGAGAATAAAGGAGCTGCCGTTCTTATTATTCCCGGAGGAGGATACGCAAGGCTTGCCTATCAGATAAGTGGTCTTCAACTGGCTAAGTGGTTTAACACTTTTGGAGTGACCGCTTTTGTATTGAATCACCGCATGCCACAATCGCCCGATGTAAAGGAATCGTTCAAGGCTCCGTTGCAGGATGCTCAAAGAGCCCTCCGTTATATCCGTGCCAATGCGGAACAATGGGGAATCAATATCAATAAGGTTGGTGTAATGGGCTGTTCGGCCGGAGGACATCTCTCCGCTTGTG
Proteins encoded in this window:
- a CDS encoding endonuclease/exonuclease/phosphatase family protein, with the protein product MKKIYCLILFSFLFVGMIFAVTPTTFTVVTYNLRNANHGDSINGNGWGQRSPYIAQLIRFHGFDIFGTQEGLYNQLQEMKQILPGYNYIGKGRDDGKTKGEHSAIFYRTDKFQLLDHGDFWLSKDESKPNLGWDAVCVRICTWGKFKEIKSGFVFVYFNLHMDHIGTVARSESAKLILKKIQAMPKGMPVILSGDFNVDQDSPSYKLLNTSGILQDSYGMSKLVYAPNGTFNDFNPNSKTDSRIDHIFLTNNFKVLKYGILTDTYRSENKGEFNSNAAPKEIKLQENSARCPSDHFPVMIVVQTK
- a CDS encoding HAD family hydrolase; translation: MKRLVIFDLDGTLLNTIADLAQSTNYALRKTGFSEHEVDEYRFFVGNGINKLFERALPEGEKSEENISKVRKHFLVHYSEHKMDKSRPYPGIPELLSALHEKGVIMAVASNKYQSATELLVEHYFSGVPFAAVFGQREGIKTKPDPQIVEDILAVTKVAKEDVLYVGDSGIDMLTAKNAGITAAGVTWGFRPLEELQQFEPAHIVNEAHEILSLI
- a CDS encoding alpha/beta hydrolase; the protein is MKTKVLFLLVWGIASSVFAQEFMPIWKGVKMPNSKGIEVKDSIANERVYQVGTPGVYVFEPSKQENKGAAVLIIPGGGYARLAYQISGLQLAKWFNTFGVTAFVLNHRMPQSPDVKESFKAPLQDAQRALRYIRANAEQWGININKVGVMGCSAGGHLSACVSTFTEDWSKAGDKMDAFSFIPNFTILISPVISMEEYAHKGSVENLLGKNPSKELKDQFSCNKRVTENTPPAFIVHATDDKTVPCLNSIFYYTALKEHNVKMSTLHIFPEGGHNIALRNNPGTTNKWTLLAEEWLNDIGMLSGK